The proteins below come from a single Accipiter gentilis chromosome W, bAccGen1.1, whole genome shotgun sequence genomic window:
- the LOC126035336 gene encoding uncharacterized protein LOC126035336, with the protein MVMRSKMKSQNTFPPPLRSSRAQLPSRISPPSPPSGTGGQGWGLWSSHVIFCRFTSSGRGLITLFPCSSVVSHPRETVLHELLQRGPFPRAAVLHELLQHGSIPRCAVLQEHTAPARVPHGVTSPARKPALWAPLSTDPQVLPGACSSAGFPRGHSLLREPTCSGVGSSTGYRWISAPPWTSLDCRGTACLTRVFTTGCRGIFAPAPGASPPPPSSLTLVSAGLFLLHVLTPHSGGSFSLSQLFFLLKNVITEALPLSLIGSALAGGGSVLEPASMGSLSLEHRGSFQQLLTEATPVTPPPRYQNLAKQNQYSYLWLCGPMTPQAIREEMQHIDGLEIEGWT; encoded by the coding sequence atggtaatgagaagtaaaatgaaatctcagaacaccttcccaccacccctccgttcttcccgggcacaactaccctcccggatttcaccaccaagcccccccagcggcacagggggacagggatggggtttatggtcatcacacgttattttctgccgcttcacctcctcaggacgagggctgatcacactcttcccctgctccagcgtggtgtcccacccacgggagacagtcctccacgaactcctccaacgtgggccattcccacgggctgcagttcttcacgaactgctccagcatgggtccattccacggtgtgcagtccttcaggagcacactgctccagcgcgggtcccccacggggtcacaagtcctgccagaaagcctgctctgtgggctcctctctccacagatccgcaggtcctgccaggagcctgctccagcgcggggttcccacggggtcacagcctccttcgggaacccacctgctccggcgtggggtcctccacgggctacaggtggatatctgctccaccgtggacctccctggactgcagggggacagcctgcctcaccagggtcttcaccacaggctgcaggggaatcttcgctccggcgcctggagcatctcctccccctccttcttcactgaccttggtgtccgcaggcttgtttctcttacatgttctcactcctcactccggcggcagtttctctctgtcccaactttttttccttcttaaaaatgttatcacagaggcgttaccactatcactgattggctcggccttggccggcggcgggtccgtcttagagccagctagtatgggctcgctctctctcgaacacaggggaagcttccagcagcttcttacagaagccacccctgtaaccccccccccccgctaccaaaaccttgccaaacaaaaccaatacagctatttatggctctgtgggcccatgacacctcaggccatcagggaagagatgcaacatatagatgggctcgagatcgaggggtggacttga